The region CCGCAACCGCTTTGTACGCTGCAAACTGCTCTTCTTCCGTTGGCAGGGCGTCGCGGTCCATGAACAGGAATTCAGTACGATACAGACCTACACCTTCCGCACCGTTGCGCTCAGCGCCGTCAACGTCGCGTACGGTACCGATGTTAGCGCACACTTCAACCTGATGACCGTCCAGCGTGATGGCTGGCAGATCTTTCAGTTTAGCGAGTTCCGCTTTCTCGGTAGCAACCTGCTCCTGAACGGAACGCAGTTGCTCGATCACATCGTTAGTTGGGTTGACGTAAACCACGTTGTTTACGGCATCCAGAATCAGATAGTCGTCGTTTTTCACCTGAGAGGTGACGCTACCGGTACCCACAATAGCAGGCAGTTCCAGAGAACGCGCCATGATGGAGGTGTGGGAGGTACGGCCACCTGCGTCGGTGATGAAACCCAGCACCTTGTTCAGGTTCAGCTGTGCGGTTTCAGACGGGGTCAGGTCAGCGGCAACCAGGATCACTTCGTCCTGAATCGCGCTCAGATCGATAATGGCCAGACCCAGGATGTTGCGCAGCAGGCGCTTACCGATGTCACGTACGTCAGCCGCACGTTCTTTCAGGTATTCATCGTCCAGCTCTTCCAGGGCAGATGCCTGACCTTCGATAACTTCATGCGCAGCCGCGTCAGCCGTCATGCCTTTATCTTTAATCAGGGCTATGATTTCCTGCTCCAGCTCCTCATCTTCAAGCAGCATAATGTGCCCTTCGAAGATGGCTTCTTTTTCTTCACCGAAAGTTTCGCCAGCTTTAGTTTTAATCGCTTCCAGTTGCGCAGATGCCTTGGCACGACCGCTCAGAAAACGTTCAACTTCCTGATCAACCTTGTCGGCAGAAATTTTTTTCCGGTCAATGACGATTTCGTCTTCTTTCAGCAGCAATGCTTTGCCGAAAGCGATACCCGGGGATGCTAAAATGCCTGAAATCATAACCCTACCTTACTTGTGACTGATATTGAAAAGAACCCGGTAAACTTACTCGAGTTCAGCCATCAGCTTAACCAGATGCTCAACTGCTTTCTGCTCGTCTTCACCTTCCGCGGAGATGGTGACAACGGTACCCTGAGTCAGGCCCAGAGTTTGCAGCTTGAACAGGCTTTTTGCGCTAGCGCTTTTGCCGTTGGAAGTCACAGTGATTTCAGAAGTGAAGCCTTTCGCTTCTTTAACAAACTGAGCAGCAGGGCGGGTGTGCAGACCGTTCGGAGCGGTAATGGTAACTTCTTGCTGGAACATTGTATTTCCCCAACTTATAGGTTTAGTGTTGTGGAACTAAAGTCTAGCCTGGCGACTTAACTTTAGCCTGTATAGTTAGCGCTGACGTTTCAATCGTCATTAAACATTATGCAGTGAAAGCAAGACTTGAACCAAATCATAAAATCGATTCAGCAGCGCTATTTCGTTCACCGATTAATTTCGCGCATCAAAATAATTGCTGGTTTAAATACCAGACCCAACGGGGTGAAGCAATGCCAGGAGGGGTAAAAGTTTGAAGCAGGCCACAAAAAAGCACCTGAAAAGGTGCTTTTTTACGCGTTTTTAACATGCTGGCATCACTGTTGCAGTTCTTTCTCAGTGAAGAGATCGGCAAACAGTGCTGTGCTTAAGTAACGCTCACCCGAAGACGGTAGGATAACCACAATGTTCTTATTGGTAAAGGTTTCATCTTCCAGAAGTTTGAGGGCTGCCGCAACCGCCGCACCGGAAGAGATACCCGCCAGAATGCCTTCTTCGTCCATCAGGCGACGCGCCGTAGAAATGGCTTCTTCATTGGTAATGGCGACCACTTTATCAATTAGCTTCAGATCCAGGTTGCCTGGAATAAAGCCTGCGCCGATACCCTGAATTTTGTGTGGGCCTGGCTTAATTTCTTCGCCCGCCAGCGCCTGCGCGATAACCGGTGAGTCGGTTGGCTCAACGGCAACGGTAATCAGGTCTTTTTTACCTTTCGTGCCTTTAATATAGCGAGACACCCCGGTCAGCGTACCGCCGGTGCCTACGCCGGAGATAAACACATCAACCTGACCGTCGGTATCTTCCCAGATTTCCGGGCCGGTGGTTTTCTCATGAATTTCCGGGTTGGCCGGATTGCTGAACTGCTGAAGCAGCAGATATTTTGCCGGATCGCTGGCGACAATTTCTTCGGCTTTCTGAATCGCGCCCTTCATGCCTTTCGCGCCTTCGGTCAGAACCAGATTCGCACCCAGCGCTTTCAGCAGCTTACGGCGCTCAATGCTCATGGTTTCAGGCATAGTCAGCGTCAGCTTATAGCCGCGCGCCGCCGCAACATAGGCCAGAGCGATACCGGTATTGCCGCTGGTGGGTTCAACCAGCTCAACGCCAGGTTTCAGCACGCCACGCTTTTCAGCATCCCAAATCATATTCGCACCGATACGGCATTTCACGCTGAAGCTTGGGTTACGAGATTCGACCTTCGCCAGAATGCGTCCATTACCGATACGGTTCAGTCGAACCAGGGGCGTATGACCGATAGTCAGCGAGTTGTCTTCATAAATCTTACTCATGGCCTGTCCTTAACTGTATGAAATTGGGATACCGACCCAGCATACCTGTTGAATAAGTATGGGGAAGTAAGGAAATCGCATATCTATATGCTGCAAGGAAATAATGGGGATCAGTATGGAATAAGGGGCGGCATAAGCCACCCCTGTTTTACACATTTTTGCATTACTTCCATAACGCGTGCTTAGCACGGTAGCAGTCCACCCACATTGCCGTCGCGCCGCAAACGGCAACGGGCATGATGAATAAATTCAGGAAAGGGATCATGGTGAACAGGCTGGTGAGGGCACCAAACTGCATGTTGGCAACCTTCTGAGTGCGCAGGGCAGTTCGCATCTCTTTAAACGGCACTTTGTGGTTATCGAACGGATAGTCGCAGTACTGGATAGCAAGCATCCAGGCGCTGAACAGGAACCACAGCACGGGCGCGACCGTCTGGCCGATCCCGGGTACAAAATAAAGGATAAGCAGCACAATCGCGCGCGGCAGGTACCAGGCGAACTTCTGCCATTCACGCTTCATGATACGGGGGAGATCTTTCACGATACCCAGTACGCCCGTGTCAGGTGGCGTCGCACCGGTCAGT is a window of Enterobacter hormaechei ATCC 49162 DNA encoding:
- the ptsH gene encoding phosphocarrier protein Hpr, translating into MFQQEVTITAPNGLHTRPAAQFVKEAKGFTSEITVTSNGKSASAKSLFKLQTLGLTQGTVVTISAEGEDEQKAVEHLVKLMAELE
- the cysK gene encoding cysteine synthase A, translated to MSKIYEDNSLTIGHTPLVRLNRIGNGRILAKVESRNPSFSVKCRIGANMIWDAEKRGVLKPGVELVEPTSGNTGIALAYVAAARGYKLTLTMPETMSIERRKLLKALGANLVLTEGAKGMKGAIQKAEEIVASDPAKYLLLQQFSNPANPEIHEKTTGPEIWEDTDGQVDVFISGVGTGGTLTGVSRYIKGTKGKKDLITVAVEPTDSPVIAQALAGEEIKPGPHKIQGIGAGFIPGNLDLKLIDKVVAITNEEAISTARRLMDEEGILAGISSGAAVAAALKLLEDETFTNKNIVVILPSSGERYLSTALFADLFTEKELQQ
- the cysZ gene encoding sulfate transporter CysZ, which codes for MVSTSSSAPRSGVWYFSQGWKLVSLPGIRRFVILPLLINIILMGGAFWWLFTRLESWIPSLMSYVPDWLQWLDYLLWPIAVISVLLVFGYFFSTIANWIAAPFNGLLAEQLEARLTGATPPDTGVLGIVKDLPRIMKREWQKFAWYLPRAIVLLILYFVPGIGQTVAPVLWFLFSAWMLAIQYCDYPFDNHKVPFKEMRTALRTQKVANMQFGALTSLFTMIPFLNLFIMPVAVCGATAMWVDCYRAKHALWK
- the ptsI gene encoding phosphoenolpyruvate-protein phosphotransferase PtsI, with product MISGILASPGIAFGKALLLKEDEIVIDRKKISADKVDQEVERFLSGRAKASAQLEAIKTKAGETFGEEKEAIFEGHIMLLEDEELEQEIIALIKDKGMTADAAAHEVIEGQASALEELDDEYLKERAADVRDIGKRLLRNILGLAIIDLSAIQDEVILVAADLTPSETAQLNLNKVLGFITDAGGRTSHTSIMARSLELPAIVGTGSVTSQVKNDDYLILDAVNNVVYVNPTNDVIEQLRSVQEQVATEKAELAKLKDLPAITLDGHQVEVCANIGTVRDVDGAERNGAEGVGLYRTEFLFMDRDALPTEEEQFAAYKAVAEACGSQAVIVRTMDIGGDKELPYMNFPKEENPFLGWRAVRIAMDRKEILRDQVRAILRASAFGKLRIMFPMIISVEEVRALKKEIEIYKQELRDEGKAFDESIEIGVMVETPAAATIARHLAKEVDFFSIGTNDLTQYTLAVDRGNDMISHLYQPMSPSVLNLIKQVIDASHAEGKWTGMCGELAGDERATLLLLGMGLDEFSMSAISIPRIKKIIRNTNFEDAKVLAEQALAQPTTDELMTLVNKFIEEKTIC